In Vigna angularis cultivar LongXiaoDou No.4 chromosome 8, ASM1680809v1, whole genome shotgun sequence, one DNA window encodes the following:
- the LOC128193636 gene encoding uncharacterized protein LOC128193636 → MANTNNFLTQFLNCTSKKPNTLITNLYFCTFATFLFTLCYFLGLWHNYPTTTVTTATVATASNLCFNPTTNSKFTEEEYQEYLRLKSNSLAQSSQSPSTSTACISQSMEGLNSWVIDSGASDHISGAWLGETDWRRI, encoded by the exons ATGGCAAACACTAATAACTTCTTAACCCAATTCTTAAACTGCACTTCAAAAAAGCCAAATACTTTAATCACCAACCTCTACTTCTGCACCTTCGCCACCTTCCTCTTCACCCTCTGTTACTTCCTTGGTCTATGGCACAACTACCCCACCACCACCGTCACCACTGCCACCGTAGCCACCGCCTCCAACCTCTGCTTCAATCCCACCACCAACTCCAAGTTCACTgaggaagagtatcaagagtatCTGCGATTAAAGTCTAACAGTTTGGCGCAATCATCTCAGTCCCCAAGTACGTCCACagcttgcatttctcaatccatggaaggtctaaattcatgggtaattgactcgggtgcttctgatcacatttctg gagcgtggctcggggagacagattggagaaggatatga